From a single Calothrix sp. NIES-2098 genomic region:
- a CDS encoding signal transduction protein, protein MIDWLAIWGVTQATAFIFKPILEDLAKDAAKDWAKDLLKGIPKKIVDKLKKEDIEIAAGKALKEFLQLMQQQLKVRCKLSEEEIKDYTKDIKKFISDQSVKEILGQAFDSSCEDLNSKILEDSWKRLQLKTLPPKFNWQSITDQYFIKVQELLEESKELHHILELQKLSSIKRNTGEIAGVVPDFNLIKYQEGILERYDNVKLDSLDTSGYAYNELKLWRIFTAQNVREAHQVLPQVHELPKEHLRRLRESDQVEAEIELAELERHKRVYFEQPIRSVLDVVNKKQDYKYIVILGDPGSGKSTLLQFLALNWAKSPLDNVISLPIPLLIELRTYMRRREDKECKNFLEFFHQCSGAIAHLNQLELDKQLKAGNALVMFDGLDEVFDPGKREDVITDIHRFTNDYPNVQVIVTSRIIGYKPQRLLNAEFRHFILQDLDSEQIQDFINRWHELTFTDAVDKVRKRERLQRGIEASKSIAELAGNPLLLTMMAILNRNQELPRDRATLYDQASRVLLHQWDVERALIEDKRLDPKTIDYKDKQAMLRQVAYHMQTGDKGLAGNLINENNLVKVLTDYLKTIEFDKPREVARVMINQLRTRNFMLCFLGADYYAFVHRTFLEYFCAWEFVWQFKETQTLSIEQLKNEVFGKHWQDESWHEVLLLIAGMIEPKFVGELLDYLMAQDGEEKKFVNLFLGAKCLVEVRNRSVIASTANKLLGKLKDLTKYDLWYYYVSQRNSEQTKLVQEIRTQAVTAIATTWQESSDTKTWLKERATEDDDYYVRGAAVEELAKNFKDDPGTKTWLKERATQDDGNFVRRAVVQELAKNFKDDPDTKSILKERATQDDDYFVRCAAVEELAKNFKDDPDTKSILKERATQDDDNFVRRAAVEELAKNFKDDPDTKSILKERATQDDDNFVRRAAVQELAKNFKDDPDTKSILKERATQDDDNFVRGAAVEELAKNFKDDPDTKSILKERATQDDDNFVRRAAVEELAKHFKYQLELFEIYYQCAVNDPFKGSHASYNPNPRRIALEIIIKQFPQHDQTLPLLRDKAENDPDEKVREFAQKKLKQWKV, encoded by the coding sequence ATGATAGACTGGTTGGCTATTTGGGGTGTGACTCAGGCTACCGCATTTATTTTTAAGCCTATTTTGGAAGATTTAGCGAAGGATGCTGCTAAAGATTGGGCTAAGGATTTATTAAAAGGTATTCCTAAAAAGATTGTAGACAAACTCAAAAAAGAAGATATTGAAATTGCTGCTGGCAAGGCGTTAAAAGAATTTTTGCAACTGATGCAACAGCAGTTAAAAGTGCGGTGCAAACTTTCTGAGGAAGAAATCAAGGATTACACCAAAGATATCAAGAAGTTTATTAGCGATCAGTCTGTAAAGGAAATTCTTGGTCAGGCTTTTGATAGTAGCTGTGAGGATTTAAACTCTAAAATTTTAGAAGATAGTTGGAAAAGGCTGCAACTGAAAACTCTGCCACCTAAGTTTAACTGGCAATCAATTACAGATCAGTATTTTATAAAAGTCCAAGAACTGCTTGAAGAGTCCAAAGAATTACACCATATCTTAGAATTACAAAAATTATCTAGTATTAAAAGAAATACAGGAGAGATTGCTGGTGTAGTTCCAGATTTTAATTTAATAAAATATCAAGAAGGAATTCTAGAACGCTATGACAATGTGAAATTAGATAGTTTAGATACTAGCGGCTATGCCTATAACGAACTCAAATTATGGCGGATTTTTACTGCTCAAAATGTCCGGGAAGCTCATCAAGTCTTACCACAAGTTCACGAACTGCCGAAAGAACATCTACGCAGATTGAGAGAAAGCGACCAAGTAGAAGCAGAAATTGAATTAGCAGAATTAGAACGCCACAAACGAGTTTATTTTGAACAGCCGATACGTTCGGTGTTAGATGTTGTCAATAAAAAACAAGATTATAAATATATCGTGATTTTGGGCGATCCTGGTTCGGGGAAGTCTACATTGTTGCAATTTCTGGCTTTGAATTGGGCTAAATCACCACTGGATAATGTTATCTCATTACCAATTCCCTTGCTAATTGAGTTACGCACTTATATGCGACGACGGGAAGATAAAGAGTGCAAGAATTTTCTTGAATTTTTTCATCAATGTAGTGGTGCAATTGCTCATCTCAATCAACTGGAACTAGATAAACAGTTAAAAGCTGGTAACGCATTGGTGATGTTTGATGGTTTAGATGAAGTCTTTGACCCTGGTAAGCGAGAAGATGTAATTACTGATATTCATCGCTTTACTAATGACTATCCCAACGTGCAGGTAATTGTCACTTCTCGGATTATTGGCTATAAACCGCAACGATTGCTTAATGCTGAGTTTCGCCACTTTATATTACAAGATTTAGACTCAGAACAAATTCAGGATTTTATCAACCGTTGGCATGAGTTAACTTTTACCGATGCAGTAGATAAAGTCAGAAAACGGGAACGACTACAAAGAGGCATTGAAGCTTCAAAATCTATTGCAGAATTGGCGGGAAATCCTCTGCTGTTGACGATGATGGCAATTCTGAATCGAAATCAAGAGCTACCAAGAGATAGAGCTACACTTTACGATCAAGCTTCGCGGGTACTGCTACATCAATGGGATGTGGAACGCGCTTTGATAGAAGATAAGAGGTTAGATCCCAAGACGATTGATTATAAAGATAAACAAGCGATGCTGCGTCAGGTTGCTTATCACATGCAAACTGGCGATAAAGGTTTGGCTGGTAATTTGATTAATGAAAATAATTTAGTCAAAGTTCTAACTGATTATCTCAAAACCATAGAATTTGATAAACCCAGAGAAGTTGCGCGGGTGATGATTAATCAACTGCGGACTCGCAACTTTATGTTATGTTTCCTGGGTGCGGATTATTATGCTTTTGTGCATCGGACATTTTTAGAATATTTCTGTGCTTGGGAGTTTGTCTGGCAGTTTAAAGAAACGCAAACACTGAGTATTGAACAACTGAAGAATGAAGTTTTTGGCAAACACTGGCAGGATGAAAGTTGGCATGAAGTATTGCTGCTAATTGCGGGAATGATTGAGCCTAAATTTGTTGGGGAGCTTCTTGATTATTTAATGGCGCAAGATGGCGAAGAGAAAAAGTTTGTCAATCTCTTTTTAGGAGCTAAGTGTCTTGTGGAGGTTAGAAATCGCTCGGTGATTGCGTCAACAGCTAATAAATTACTTGGCAAGCTCAAAGACTTAACTAAATATGACCTCTGGTACTATTATGTCTCCCAGCGCAATAGTGAGCAAACTAAGCTAGTTCAGGAAATTCGCACTCAAGCAGTCACAGCAATTGCAACGACTTGGCAAGAATCTTCCGACACCAAAACCTGGCTCAAAGAACGCGCTACCGAGGATGATGACTACTATGTGCGAGGTGCAGCAGTCGAAGAATTAGCGAAGAACTTCAAAGATGACCCCGGCACCAAAACCTGGCTCAAAGAACGCGCTACCCAGGATGATGGCAACTTTGTGCGACGTGCAGTAGTCCAAGAATTAGCGAAGAACTTCAAAGATGACCCCGACACTAAATCCATCCTCAAAGAACGCGCTACCCAGGATGATGACTACTTTGTGCGATGTGCAGCAGTCGAAGAATTAGCGAAGAACTTCAAAGATGACCCCGACACTAAATCCATCCTCAAAGAACGCGCTACCCAGGATGATGACAACTTTGTCCGACGTGCAGCAGTCGAAGAATTAGCGAAGAACTTCAAAGATGACCCCGATACTAAATCCATCCTCAAAGAACGCGCTACCCAGGATGATGACAACTTTGTGCGACGTGCAGCAGTCCAAGAATTAGCGAAGAACTTCAAAGATGACCCCGACACCAAATCCATCCTCAAAGAACGCGCTACCCAGGATGATGACAACTTTGTGCGAGGTGCAGCAGTCGAAGAATTAGCGAAGAACTTCAAAGATGACCCCGACACCAAATCCATCCTCAAAGAACGCGCTACCCAGGATGATGACAACTTTGTGCGACGTGCAGCAGTCGAAGAATTAGCTAAACACTTTAAATATCAGCTTGAGTTGTTTGAAATTTACTACCAGTGCGCTGTTAATGACCCCTTTAAGGGTAGCCATGCTTCCTATAACCCCAATCCTCGGCGCATTGCACTGGAGATAATTATTAAGCAATTTCCTCAGCATGACCAGACTTTACCACTGTTGCGCGACAAAGCAGAGAATGACCCAGA
- a CDS encoding Mg chelatase-related protein has protein sequence MLARVWSASIVGIDAIKVGVEVDVSGGLPGIVVLGLPDSAVQESKERVKATLKNAGFAFPMRKIVINLTPADLRKEGPSFDLPISVGILAASEQINADLLGDYLFLGEVSLDGSLRPVAGVLPIAATAKNMGIAGLVVPFDNAQEAAVVEGLTVYGCKNLPEVVDLLNNPLRHKPVQLHETVQANHGTSIHSRSIDLKDVKGQAHARRALEIAAAGGHNTTLSIAKLLKSTH, from the coding sequence ATGCTTGCTAGAGTCTGGAGTGCATCAATTGTCGGCATCGATGCCATAAAAGTAGGTGTGGAGGTCGATGTATCCGGAGGCTTGCCAGGAATTGTTGTCTTGGGACTACCAGATTCAGCAGTTCAGGAATCAAAGGAACGGGTGAAAGCGACGTTAAAGAACGCTGGTTTTGCCTTTCCGATGCGCAAGATTGTAATTAACTTAACTCCGGCTGATTTACGCAAGGAAGGCCCTAGTTTTGATTTGCCTATCAGCGTCGGTATTCTGGCGGCTTCTGAGCAAATTAACGCCGATTTGTTAGGCGATTATTTATTCTTGGGTGAGGTTTCCTTGGATGGGAGTCTGCGTCCGGTGGCGGGTGTGCTACCCATTGCTGCTACAGCTAAAAACATGGGCATTGCCGGTTTGGTTGTCCCATTTGATAATGCTCAAGAAGCAGCAGTGGTAGAAGGGTTAACTGTTTACGGCTGTAAAAATTTACCTGAGGTGGTTGATTTATTAAATAATCCCTTACGCCACAAACCAGTGCAACTACATGAAACTGTACAGGCTAATCATGGTACTTCTATCCATTCTCGCAGTATAGATTTAAAGGATGTTAAAGGACAAGCTCATGCCCGTCGTGCTTTGGAAATTGCGGCGGCTGGCGGACACAATACCACTTTATCTATAGCTAAACTCTTAAAGTCTACTCATTGA
- a CDS encoding HIT family protein produces the protein MSETTETIFSKIISRKIPADIVYEDDLALAFNDIQPQAPVHILVIPKKPIPKLADAESQDHALLGHMMLTAKRVAEQAGLENGYRLVINTGPDGGQTVYHLHIHILGGRQMKWPPG, from the coding sequence ATGAGTGAAACCACAGAGACAATTTTCAGCAAAATCATTAGTCGGAAAATTCCCGCCGACATTGTTTATGAGGACGATCTGGCTTTAGCTTTCAACGACATCCAACCCCAAGCCCCAGTTCACATTCTCGTGATTCCCAAAAAGCCGATTCCCAAACTAGCTGATGCGGAATCTCAAGATCATGCGCTGTTAGGACATATGATGTTAACTGCCAAGCGTGTTGCCGAACAAGCTGGACTAGAAAACGGTTATCGGCTGGTAATTAATACTGGCCCCGATGGCGGTCAAACTGTGTATCACTTACATATACATATTTTGGGAGGACGGCAGATGAAATGGCCTCCTGGTTGA